The genomic stretch TGCAGCTAAACACTATGTAATTGCTAAATTTGTTGTTATGGgtacgattattttcaaaaaatataatccTTAAActatatgtttctaaaatatacaacaaatttgagaattatatacaaacaattaattaattaattaccaatttctaattttttaacttttgttttttcgATCTAGCGGCTAATACTAGAAACACACATTATTAGTGACCGGCGAGCAGCGCCAAGTGAGTGTTGTAGAACTAGAGCAGCGCGTTCGTTTAGAACTGTTAAACGGTGGAGCAATGTTAACATGGACATGCTTGCCATAGCCGCTTACTGCAACCTCTGATTAAGTATCCTTTATAGATTGCAACTCTGCACGCTGGCCCCTGCGACCGTCTACCTGTCTTGATTCTTACATGTGCTCAACAGCCCTGCAAAGTTGGCGATACAAacatgagagaccattatctgcacttaaaattcaaataacaacCAAAAACATTTAGAATATTGCTTCAACTTAAACACAATTTACCATTTAGAAACAAACCCCGAACCTCATTTTGCTCATTTCAGGAATCAGaatctttatttctttaaaattcattattataggAATAAAGAGCGACATGAGACGAATCCTCTAGGTCAATctaatttatatctaataaatataagagtattgaaatttaaatcagCTAATTTTTTTTAGGCagcaaaaatttatataaatctcaatttcttcttcaaaaatgttcatttcttacttatataatatacacaaacaCTAATGATATTACAATTTCCAAAGTGGATTTGTtggttgttttgttttcacacaaattattcaatcgattgtactaaaattttatatggaTATTCTTAACGTCCCTAGtatgaatatagacctattattattccaaaattcttctgggctacgccccaccaGTCTCTGaggtaatgaattattaattgaaagagccagtgaaatgtaatcaactgttctatgtcaACATTGATGACAAAACTATCATATATGTTCAATTAAACTTAACCCTTTGACCACCAGAGTAATTTCATCGATTCAGGTCGGAAACCACCACGCGCATTTTGTAGTGCGTCACTCAAAACTGCCGCTAGGTACCATTATATCCGCTAGTCAAAACTGCCAAGGCCAAAATTGACAACTTGCCAAGGAATTACcaagttatatattaattaattagtgcaGGGACATGAACTAATGCACACTGTTTGTAACTATTAGtcaaatctttattttcttacatgtaGTCGTTTTTTGTAATGTtggttagtgtttaattttaatacctgcatgaatgcttagttttatttatatttttagtacatgaccTGATGGACATTTATTGGTGCACGGACTCTAATTATTGCACACAGCTAAATTTTgtagttgaatgttgttttcactagaggtagcctattacaatttgtagatAGGCTGAAACAATCATTTGattagtaaaatatcaatatattccTCCCATTCCGTGATTATATTGATAAACAATTTATGGTTTTCTTTTCATTACAAACTATCACTTCTTCTAATGATATAAGATACATTCTTGGCCTCAGGATCTGAAGATAGCAAAAGGAATTGAATTTTATTAGTAAGCTTCTCTTAAAAACCCATCATTAAAATTGGCCTCTTCCTAACATAGGTTTTATTTTCTACCTTATATCTTCCCAATAACTGCTTAGTATTTCCTTTTCTGTCTATTCTCTCTATTTTACAGTACCTGTAACCCAAGTTGAGTTGGTATACAGGCACCTGGCAACCTTTATTTTGGTGAAAAAGTTGTCAAAGTACAGATGGTAACCTTTGTGAAGGTAATTTCTCATCCGCATGAGTTTTTCTACAACGGCATATCCCTGGCCATCCCTGACCAAAccattaattttagtatattgaCTGCACAGCTCATTGATTGCAAAGTTAATACAATTCCAgcttttacaagaataaaaaataagatatgaTGAAAACTGCAAGAATGTTATCACTTTAAATTTGAACTGTAGATTAGATAAGAAACTGGAAATATGATAAAGAATGAGTTTGTTATCAGTAGATTAGCTTCCTTTTGGGGATGCCCTTTGTTTAGTGTATTAGCCATGATAACAGGTCTTGCACAGTCATAATTGTTAGTTATTGGGGTGGTTTGTAACATTAGTCCAGGAgtgtatgtatacaaaattaacaatttctttaaattagtAACTTTGTTACAAATATGGCATTTTGTATATTCAGTGAAGATTTTACTGTAAAGACGGTGGTAAAAAAATTAGTGCATTTTCTTTtatgcattttgtttttaaatataagtcttGCATTTTTGCCCAATATAATTGTGGCTACCAGTTCTGCAGAAACCTCAGTAAATACTTCTTCAATGGGTTAACCTTCGCATCTGAGGCTTCTGTAAAAATCATTTAGAAATGTGGTCTTGTGTTCTTTAACCTTTTGGGAACTCGTTAAAAAGTGGAAATTTCTCTTATGTGGttgtatttaattcaatttaataataaatgccaCATAAATCaagtgggttttttttatttttatagtgaagACAAAAACTTAATTGCATGGCTAGTGTTATATGAACATTATGCCATTCGTGCAGTGCCTGTGTTTCATGCTAGTGAATCTACACCAGAAGGGCAATGACCGTGTTCGTCCGAAAAGGGTCAATATCATTTGGCCTCTCTTAAGTTTGTAGGATTTTTTTCCTGGTTTTAAAAATAGCAGAACAGTTTGCTATGTACTCCACTAATTCCTCTCTCCAGAGTCTGTGTTCATCAGTCAGGCTTAAACCCACCTCCATcacatgttttcaaaaagtaCCATGTCCTTTCAGCAACCCAAGCACTACTAGTAATATATCCTCCTTGCTTAGGTCTAAGAGAATATTCCAACCTTGAGAATACAGAGAGATTTTTTGAGCGCCTGAGTCCTGAGGCATTTCGCCATATCTTGGATCTGATCATCTTTCCCCAGGCAGTCTGGTTCTGGCTGTACTGCTCTACCAAAAGGCTTTTAGAGCTTATCATGGCCAGGCCATGGTTTGTGAGTTAGAATTGTTCCTACTAGTGATAGATATATTTCTcactattaaacaaataattaaatactgtttttcCTCATAAATTGTGGTCTTATTTTAGATTCAAAAGACAAATTTTCCATCACTATAAGgaggataaaattataaatgtaatttggaACTTCAAAACAAATTGagatacattaattttgttaacagattttttaataataattttgtacaactATCTTTTAAATTTACGATTGTAGTCTGTGATATATCCAGGCAAAAGTTCTGTGTAATAATACATTTGGACAATACATGTAGCCGATATTCTAGTagcttttttgtaattattaaatgtgCTCTAAACAGGGTGACCATTTTGTATACTCACTATGGCACCAGATTTAAAGTTAAGCTTCATcaatataaattacagttttcGCCATTTGCTAACAATTGGacagtttaaaattgtatggGCGGATGCTATTGTATATCTATAAACTAAGTTTtaaagtgtttgttttaattcagggtggccacccaaccgggaaaaccgggaataagccgggaatctgtctgagaaccgggaaaatttcaaaaataatgtttctgtctccaagaacttataaaataaagacataatttgacagcttcttgGATCAAGAAATGATTAATCAcgaaacatcgtattttacgCGACATGgctcgtgaaattgtgaatgaagatcgacatatgttcGTGAGCTACATCTGACGCCGGGCCggttgatctaaggttacctccACTAGTGTATTGGGTTTATCTTGGTTAGTCTACTCATGTGCAGTGGGAATTCTCCgaaccccctccccccaccaccaAAATGTATCAATGCATTGGACAATAAATATCGCCCGACCGATCGTTTCTGACTTCGGTACTAAACGAGTGGTACGTTTTTAAGCGGTAACGCGGCAGAACGGTAGTAACCGCGATACAAACGGGtttttgtacttaagtattattcagtcgcCGAAGTGGGGATCTCCGGACAACAACTCTTATTTTTCagagaaaattttgttttggaaagaAGTATGTTAGATAGGTAGTACAGGCCTAAAATGTatacagtgttataaacaggcTTCAGAGTTCggtttgttgaataatataatgtttgacggTTTGATAAGAGGTGCAGCCCGGGGTTGtgagtacaccagaatgtcagttggatttatacaaagcttaatgagataccttttggagaagaaagtagTGGGTTAGTTACAACAAGTAACGCCGAGAAGAGGGCGTTTGCGTcctgttgcacagcaatgacagagagcggcaggagaaacatttaatgtttagaattGGCGGCGGATAATCGCCATCGTGTGGTACTCGCTTCTGCTTAcgtctgccatggctagtgtTGGGTGTTCCCTATATGtacaacacaaatattaaaatttaagtcccCGCCCAATCTAGGCCTCGGTTGGTCTATGAACAATTGATTGCTCCTCACACACGTTCCGATTGTCATCAAATTACATGGGTTAAAACAAAGGAAGTGGTGTTATGGTTTAATATCACGGTCACATCCAAAGCTCGACTGAACTGCGTTTACACCGGCAAAAAATGGCGCAAGTTTTGTGTCCAATTAAATATCGCATGTCTAAACAGGCGCAAGAACTGGAGAACAGTGTCgtctattaaaatttcaattataaacattgccaagACATCACTGTCGTGAGTGAACAGACTTCGTCTTGACTCCCGCAACAATCAGCGATACAACTGTACAAGTACTTGTGacagttctcgtgagtaaaattgcttatattgTCCATATTATGCTACAGTAGTTGTGCAAATTCCCttgcaactttacttgccagtttAAACGTAACTTAATGTTGTTGCCAGTCTACAAACGGCCAGCCGATCGAATCAGCCACGCTATCGCGGTTTTCGTTGCCAGAGCGGCATTGGTTGGACGACGGCTTGGAAATCCCTTCAGTTCTCCGGTCAACTATTTACCGGAACGACTTCTAAGCACACGTGACGATCGTTCGGACGATTCGAACTGTTCAAAACAAATAGCCCAATGTGCATCTTTATATCTCGTTGTTTCGTAATCCTTGACTGTAATCTAACTAACTGACTGAGTCTGCACTGTCTATTCGTGGAATAAAAATGTCGGCAGTACTCAAATTACCGATtggtgaaacatatttttgtagtctttgtgtttaaaactatttagaaatatatagcaacagaataacgtgatttataaataatattataattgaagtttgttttttctgTCTATATTTTTCAACGCTAGCGTGTATGCTGGTTCTATGCCTGGACTTAACTCCTCGATAGTAAACAGACGATCGCTAATTCGTATTTTATCCGTTCATCGTACTTTgcgtagttgtaaataaatatattctctataaatatacatccatgcatttttacttaaatgtaatatatatatatatatatattctgaaagcTCATTTTATAACCTATCATTTCTATcacttaaaaaggaaaaataacttggaattttaaatatattcatttccctgAATGTCTGCAACTTCCTTTGAGGTAACGTGGTAATCTTAGGCTTCCCCCTCCCTcacaaaagttaaattaattaagtagagttcagatggaagtatttggtttatttgttgatcGTACTGAACCATACCTTGTGTACCGGCGAAGTCATTGTCTCGTACTGAAAGTTCGTCCACCGCTAGACCTCTGACCTGCAATACTGGACTGCAATCTGCCCCACGGTagcgctgtgttggtatttatttgttaattggatacatgtattttctaaacatcacagAAATGAAAGTTATCAagtatacacaatgttatgtcgaCACATCGAAAGACTCAGacataaaaactaaggagcttaaaataggtgatagcgataaatcgtcATCGAATATCTCGCATATCGCTAGCGACGAAATGCTAGAGCAccgcagctttgtggcatttctttCTACTGCTAGTGACGATAAAACGCCATCATTGCACTTGGCGTAATggttaaatacagtactacatttgtctatttggtttgaaaatagactagataatCGAAAATTTTCGACCgggaaaaccgggaatttgaaaagaggttatgagtggccaccctgtaatttcaaaataattattaaattaatcaagACCACACATTGACTTAAGCTATGTTCCAACCTTGTCTTTCCACTTGGCAGATTAGAACCAGGATGGGTACGATGTCTTGATATGTAAATGATAAAACTGATGTGGTATATTTAGGCATTTTTTGTTCATGTGTTACCATTCAACAAAGCTTTCAGGTATACAGAAGTAATACATTCTTCtctattattataacttttcacaattaatttttcaGGTAAATAGAAAATGATTGCGGCAAAAGATAGGAAGATACATTCCACCAGCAGTTGTGAAGATGTTGCATCACACTCCTTAAACATCACTGAAGATATTGTAACAAGCTCGTTCCATAGTGGTGATTACATAACAAGTTCAACCAGTGAAGACAGTGGGTTCGACAATGGTTTCTTATCTGACAGCAGTTCCTCTTCAGGAAATGTTGAGTGTTGTACATCATGTGTGTTTTTGAGCTCAAGAAAACAAAAAGATCTCTCAGGTCGGTCCCACCATAAGTGCATTTTGAACTCTTATGATATATCAGGTCACAATATCGAAACTATATCTGCGAGGACTTTTCTATACTTAGCGAACTGTATTACGAAGTTAAATCTCAGCAACAATAATTTAAGTAGTTTGCCTCAAACACTGTGCCAGCTTAAAAACCTGGAGGAGTTGAATTTGTCCTTTAATGAATTTTACTGTGTGCCTAACTCCTGGAAAGTACTGCATAAATTGAAAGTATTGAAACTATCTCACAATCGGTTCAGTGACCCACCGTCATGTCTAGAACTCGGGATGGAACATCTCGTACACTTGGATCTCTCTTATAACAAGATCTCAGAGTTTGCGAACTCGCCTAAATGTTTAACATCCTTGCAGTATTTGAATTTGAgcaacaacaattttttgtcattGCCACTATGGATTTTCAGTGATCGATGCAGATCTTTAGCAGAGCTTGATATGTCATTCAATTTCTGCTTTGATGAAAAAGTTGTTCAAAAGCATTTACCTTATTTAAAACACCACCGAACATCTGCATTAAAAACCTTACAAAGGTTGGACATTTCCAACACTGGTTGTAAACTTGAAATGATCAGTTACCTTTCGCAGTTTGAGTCTTTGGAGAGTTTATACCTCGGAAACGTTTCAGGACCCCACTCCACTTTTAATCACTTTTGGGAGATCTCTATCGGTATGTTTTTCCATCCTGCTAATGTTGTAGAACTCCATTTACCAAATATAGGGCTTGCTGGTCTGCCCGAGAACATTTTTGAActgaaaaatctgaaaattttggATTTGTCTCAAAACCATATTGATTGGTTGCCGGAGAGTTTTGGAAAATTGAGTAGTCTCGAAGAGCTTATAATATCCAAGTGTAATGTAACATACTTGCCTGAAAACTTCAACCAAATCAGCAGTTTGAAGAAGCTACTGTTGGATCATAATAAGGTAAGCATAACCACTAATGTATAACAGTGTAAGTTAATCAGATATAATCAGTTTGTTTGCTGTCAATTTAAGTAAATAGAAGATATCAAGATTTTATTTGGCCATTTAGGGCTCTTTTCTTGTTATACAGACTTGATTTATCTGGATCTCTGTGTTATCCAGATCGATTTTACTGAATAGAAGAAGtgcgagttttttttttttttttttagaataaaccatttttattgaatttgtctTTTGGTTAATATATGTTCTTTGTTCAGACATAATAACAGATGAACAATGTTGTATTATGACTATGAGAAATAactgtattaatttgtataatgtataaattttgaaCTTAACTAAATGATTGGATTCAGACTGGCCATAGAATCGGTTCAATGACCAATGTAGAAGTTATACTTACAGCTAGTTTTTCAACGGTTACAGGGGGTAGTTAAAATGATTCCAATAATGAAAAACATGAATATATCATGACACATTCACAGCACAGCTAGACCAGGTTATGGTTTATTTTGACCTTCAGTACGTCACTTTGTCAGTGGGAATTATGgtctttgtaataattaaaatatatttactatattttaaatcatcctcagtaaaatagattttaacaaaatttccaAACACCCAATTTATACAGTAAAACCTTGATTATTAGGAATAATCGAGGCTGGACATGTTTTGGATAGCCTAAAGTTCTGATTATACGAAAAACTTCTGAGCAATATACATAGGCATACTCATATTTCAACAGCCTActctataattttatatgtacagAAAAAGAGTaacattttatagaacatttacaATCAACTGATTGTAAACTTATTTGTTCTTAAAAAGAATCAGAGGCAAGACACTGAATTTGCAAACTCCAAGACAAGCACTGATAATGGGGAAACAGGTTTTTTTGCTGCCAGCAGAGTTATGAGAGTGCGGAACTGACATCTACTGGCAGTACGGTTATGACTGGGTGCGCTATTGAGAAGAGGgttttttattgcttattttgtGAACAATCAACCCGTCGGTGAGGTGATTGAGGTGCTGTCTTCCGTGGACAGCcccacaataaatattttgaatgctGTCAATACAATTTTGGGGTTACCGCTTccccaaattatttgttatttctgtAGCTTCTCGATGCAAGGCTGACTGCTTTCACTACTTCTCAACTTCCATCAAAGTTTTACTTTAGTAGAGACAACTATAGCAGATCATGGATACAACTTAAAGGACAGGACCAAAAATACATACAATGAATTTGTCTTTGAATTTTAGGTGTGCCCTATATTTTAGTGGTTTACAGTAAACTAACCAGATCTCTGGCAAAGTAGACATTAATTGCACTGCATTTGTTTTATcgcttaaataaaatttcaacataaTTTCAAACAAGTTTGTTAATATAGTCTTTGTACCATTTTGTTATTGAGCTACCATATAAGTAATACCTCAACTAATTAAGTTCCCTCTAAAATGATTCTCAGCTTACTGGACAGTTAAAAAAGATTCTCctatttcagttataaattgTATCAACATTATTCAAGTACTCAATTTCTAACTGTTGTTAGGTGTTATCAATGaattcaatgttttttgttttatgggTCTAAACAACTTCAATGCAGATCTTTGGTTACATTCTGAAATGGTAAAATGCTCAAACtgattacaaaactttaataaataatgtatctaAAACTGGACTACtgaatcaataaataatcatttgtACTTGCATTTGGAGTGTTCATCAACATTTAAACTGTAAGTGGCTTTACAGTTGACAGATGTGCG from Homalodisca vitripennis isolate AUS2020 chromosome 2, UT_GWSS_2.1, whole genome shotgun sequence encodes the following:
- the LOC124354474 gene encoding leucine-rich repeat-containing protein 40-like isoform X1, whose translation is MIAAKDRKIHSTSSCEDVASHSLNITEDIVTSSFHSGDYITSSTSEDSGFDNGFLSDSSSSSGNVECCTSCVFLSSRKQKDLSGRSHHKCILNSYDISGHNIETISARTFLYLANCITKLNLSNNNLSSLPQTLCQLKNLEELNLSFNEFYCVPNSWKVLHKLKVLKLSHNRFSDPPSCLELGMEHLVHLDLSYNKISEFANSPKCLTSLQYLNLSNNNFLSLPLWIFSDRCRSLAELDMSFNFCFDEKVVQKHLPYLKHHRTSALKTLQRLDISNTGCKLEMISYLSQFESLESLYLGNVSGPHSTFNHFWEISIGMFFHPANVVELHLPNIGLAGLPENIFELKNLKILDLSQNHIDWLPESFGKLSSLEELIISKCNVTYLPENFNQISSLKKLLLDHNKLTDVRNELTGLLELKWLDLYDNMLEEFPIPLENLMALEKLDVADNYVDLETVLDCMVHGERMLDVYNRLQASLRVANSEYSDRKNICKVLASSWDSYESVNKSYYSEDDLSSVPEPGHLESVFTGDDEENWEVDSSSSNDYFDPSNVPRYFLTPGQFKFGWKPPIQVRECNIPISLVLSGFVYVPGQAHVQTSKHHRVDLRSLPCLEGQFSDSEEEESLVEQTKESLMDCLKRLLMFVRNPGGPIVKRCKFCAIYEDCWHHGRWISF
- the LOC124354474 gene encoding leucine-rich repeat-containing protein 40-like isoform X2, which translates into the protein MIAAKDRKIHSTSSCEDVASHSLNITEDIVTSSFHSGDYITSSTSEDSGFDNGFLSDSSSSSGNVECCTSCVFLSSRKQKDLSGRSHHKCILNSYDISGHNIETISARTFLYLANCITKLNLSNNNLSSLPQTLCQLKNLEELNLSFNEFYCVPNSWKVLHKLKVLKLSHNRFSDPPSCLELGMEHLVHLDLSYNKISEFANSPKCLTSLQYLNLSNNNFLSLPLWIFSDRCRSLAELDMSFNFCFDEKVVQKHLPYLKHHRTSALKTLQRLDISNTGCKLEMISYLSQFESLESLYLGNVSGPHSTFNHFWEISIGMFFHPANVVELHLPNIGLAGLPENIFELKNLKILDLSQNHIDWLPESFGKLSSLEELIISKCNVTYLPENFNQISSLKKLLLDHNKLTDVRNELTGLLELKWLDLYDNMLEEFPIPLENLMALEKLDVADNYVDLETVLDCMVHGERMLDVYNRLQASLRVANSEYSDRKNICKVLASSWDSYESVNKSYYSEDDLSSVPEPGHLESVFTGDDEENWEVDSSSSNDYFDPSNVPRYFLTPGQFKFGWKPPIQVRECNIPISLVLSGFVYVPGQAHVQTSKHHRVDLRSLPCLEGQFSDSETA